The proteins below come from a single Parageobacillus toebii NBRC 107807 genomic window:
- a CDS encoding ABC transporter permease produces MKKLFILFVILAVASLFIGVQHISLADLLMLKADDVEVLIISRIPRLISIIIAGASMSICGLIMQQLSQNKFVSPTTAGTMDCARLGILVSLILFASAGPLLKVTVAFLFAFAGTMIFMRILEKVKYKDAIFIPLVGLMFGNIISSMTTFFAYKYNLIQSISSWLHGDFSMIIKGRYELLYLSVPLMIVAYMYANRFTIAGMGEEIATNLGLHYRSIVNVGLIIVAATSSVVVLTVGTLPFLGLIIPNLVTLYYGDHLEKVLPLTALSGAIFVLACDIFGRVVIYPYEIPIGLTVGVIGSGVFLYLLVRRRKQYV; encoded by the coding sequence ATGAAAAAGCTGTTTATATTATTCGTCATATTAGCAGTTGCATCTTTATTTATCGGTGTCCAGCATATTTCGCTTGCCGATTTGCTGATGTTGAAAGCGGATGACGTAGAAGTATTAATAATCAGCCGGATTCCGCGGTTGATCAGCATTATTATTGCGGGTGCCAGCATGAGTATTTGCGGGCTAATTATGCAGCAGTTAAGCCAAAATAAGTTTGTCTCGCCAACGACGGCGGGGACGATGGATTGTGCAAGGTTAGGAATTTTAGTGTCATTGATTTTGTTCGCTTCCGCAGGTCCGCTGCTGAAAGTTACGGTCGCATTTTTATTCGCTTTTGCCGGTACGATGATTTTTATGAGAATACTTGAAAAAGTGAAATATAAAGACGCCATTTTTATTCCGCTTGTCGGTTTAATGTTTGGCAATATCATCAGTTCCATGACAACATTTTTCGCGTATAAGTACAATTTAATCCAATCCATTTCGTCATGGCTGCATGGCGATTTTTCCATGATTATAAAAGGGCGGTATGAACTGCTTTACTTAAGTGTTCCGCTTATGATTGTCGCTTATATGTATGCGAACCGTTTTACGATAGCAGGAATGGGAGAAGAAATCGCGACAAATTTAGGCCTTCATTATCGGTCCATCGTCAATGTCGGATTAATCATCGTGGCTGCTACTTCTTCTGTTGTGGTGCTGACGGTCGGGACACTGCCGTTTTTAGGATTGATTATTCCAAACCTTGTCACATTATATTATGGAGATCATTTAGAGAAAGTCCTGCCTCTGACGGCATTGTCAGGAGCAATTTTCGTGTTGGCTTGCGATATTTTCGGGCGCGTCGTTATTTATCCGTATGAAATCCCGATCGGTTTGACGGTAGGAGTCATTGGCAGCGGCGTATTTTTGTATTTGTTAGTAAGGAGAAGAAAGCAATATGTCTAA
- a CDS encoding DUF5082 domain-containing protein produces the protein MAALLESAEKELRRWAYEMMIDCLQSYQGQVKEAMEEFQHGARSFYRANDEYVPHWQGESREAYELVYGDLRQIEARIYAIADDLLHEISREIARLRRKIEELQ, from the coding sequence GTGGCGGCTTTATTGGAATCGGCTGAAAAAGAATTGAGACGTTGGGCCTATGAGATGATGATCGATTGTTTGCAATCTTATCAGGGGCAGGTCAAAGAAGCGATGGAGGAATTTCAACATGGCGCTCGTTCATTTTATCGCGCCAATGACGAGTATGTTCCGCATTGGCAGGGGGAATCGAGGGAAGCGTATGAATTGGTATACGGGGACTTGCGGCAAATTGAGGCACGCATTTATGCGATCGCCGATGATCTTTTGCATGAAATAAGCAGGGAAATCGCCCGCCTTCGGCGAAAAATAGAGGAGCTGCAATGA
- a CDS encoding class D sortase gives MKKLGSVFIVIGVFLLLFIVFTKVKTFYEQKKLVEEYTSLSFTEQPSNEPEKPIKEGQVIGILKIPKINLETPIKEGARPEDIKYAVGHLPSSSSIYNLGKKNQNFVIAGHRSHTYGKFFNRLDELQKDDHIIIYVQNKVLTYKVFNKEIVKPTETDVIYPIKNKSMVTLVTCHPLYSNKQRLIVFTELEKEKIMDGRDKF, from the coding sequence GTGAAAAAGTTAGGTAGTGTGTTCATTGTTATCGGGGTTTTTTTGTTGCTATTTATTGTGTTTACAAAGGTGAAAACATTTTATGAACAAAAGAAATTAGTAGAAGAATACACTTCGTTGTCTTTTACAGAACAACCTTCTAATGAACCAGAAAAGCCAATAAAAGAAGGACAAGTGATTGGAATTCTAAAAATCCCAAAAATTAATTTAGAAACTCCTATTAAGGAAGGAGCACGACCTGAAGATATAAAATATGCGGTAGGACATTTACCTTCTTCAAGCTCTATTTATAATTTAGGGAAGAAGAATCAAAATTTTGTTATCGCCGGTCATCGTTCCCACACTTATGGGAAGTTTTTTAATCGACTAGATGAATTGCAGAAAGATGATCATATCATCATTTATGTACAAAACAAAGTACTGACCTATAAGGTCTTTAATAAGGAGATTGTAAAGCCTACAGAAACTGATGTCATTTATCCAATTAAGAATAAGTCAATGGTCACGTTAGTTACGTGTCATCCATTATACTCAAATAAACAAAGACTGATTGTTTTTACTGAGCTGGAGAAAGAAAAAATAATGGATGGACGGGATAAATTTTAA
- a CDS encoding FAD-dependent oxidoreductase has product MYDIAIIGAGPAGASAAIFTAKAGKKTVLIDNDKSMTKRAWIENHYGVVETTGPDLVETGKKQAAKFGAELVVGQATNIEKTENGFRIQTDNGTFEAKHVILATGIAVDLAEKIGVKTKPGTEPRIKTIIDVDENGRTNIDGIWAAGTAAGVSVHTIITAGDGAKVAINVISELNGERYVDHDVLKTK; this is encoded by the coding sequence ATGTACGATATCGCCATTATCGGGGCTGGACCTGCCGGGGCAAGCGCTGCCATTTTTACCGCAAAAGCAGGAAAGAAAACAGTATTAATTGACAATGACAAAAGCATGACAAAGCGTGCCTGGATCGAAAACCATTATGGCGTTGTGGAAACTACAGGGCCGGATTTAGTCGAAACCGGGAAAAAACAAGCAGCAAAATTCGGAGCAGAACTTGTCGTTGGCCAAGCCACCAACATCGAAAAAACAGAAAACGGCTTCCGCATTCAAACAGACAACGGTACGTTTGAGGCAAAACACGTTATTTTGGCAACAGGAATAGCAGTCGATCTTGCCGAAAAAATCGGCGTGAAAACAAAGCCAGGAACCGAGCCGCGCATTAAAACAATTATTGATGTAGATGAGAACGGACGCACAAATATCGATGGAATTTGGGCGGCCGGAACAGCAGCTGGCGTCAGCGTACATACCATTATCACCGCTGGCGATGGAGCGAAAGTGGCCATTAACGTCATTAGCGAATTAAACGGTGAACGGTATGTGGATCATGATGTATTAAAAACAAAATAA
- a CDS encoding LPXTG cell wall anchor domain-containing protein, whose protein sequence is MNKKVVVKSLKNIVYAGTFVIGISLFGNAVSAEEINNQDVQALSNGVTQSVVSNTQTLTNAVAQPVGSKDITNTAVQSNENSQVNATNTTSENNQEKATSTASDEQSIIPKNPPVKTGDPAGKDDNIKSEKKASLISIGLGGSLLKPITGDINIDIIGGKKVETKDGSTLTTGGVVQADLKGSDLLGDTHLGVLEGTKIKTDDYEYTHGAVADLDVKKSVVGDAHVGVIEREKVETDEYTWQHSGIVIVDTRNTPILGDVHTGIGETEKFETKQPSAPNQPKQPGNPEQPCNCNPEQPGNPEQPSNPEQPGNPEQPSNPEQPGNPEQPGNPEQPGNPEQPGNPEQPGNPEQPGNPEQPSNPEQPGNPEQPGNPEQPGNPEQPGNPEQPGNPEQPGNPEQPGNPEQPGNPEQPDNPKQPCNCNPEQPGNPEQPGNPEQPEKTSMETPNTPDNNSEKTLPKTGSALDSSILLLASIMMILVGFVLRRFNSKLA, encoded by the coding sequence ATGAATAAAAAAGTTGTTGTAAAATCGTTGAAAAATATTGTTTATGCAGGAACATTCGTTATTGGCATCTCACTTTTTGGAAATGCCGTTAGTGCAGAGGAAATAAATAATCAAGATGTACAAGCTTTATCTAATGGTGTAACTCAGTCAGTGGTATCTAATACGCAAACTCTAACCAATGCTGTAGCTCAGCCAGTGGGATCTAAAGACATTACAAATACTGCGGTTCAATCAAATGAAAATAGCCAGGTAAATGCAACAAACACAACTAGCGAAAATAACCAAGAGAAAGCAACAAGCACAGCTAGCGATGAACAGTCTATCATTCCAAAAAATCCACCTGTAAAAACAGGGGATCCTGCTGGAAAAGACGATAATATTAAAAGCGAGAAAAAAGCTTCTCTTATCAGTATTGGTTTAGGAGGAAGTCTTTTAAAGCCAATAACTGGTGATATCAATATCGATATCATCGGCGGCAAAAAAGTCGAAACAAAAGATGGCAGCACTCTTACCACTGGCGGGGTTGTTCAAGCTGATTTAAAAGGTTCTGATTTACTCGGAGATACACATTTGGGTGTGCTTGAAGGCACAAAAATTAAAACAGATGATTACGAATATACACATGGTGCAGTGGCTGATCTTGATGTTAAAAAATCAGTAGTTGGAGATGCGCATGTTGGTGTCATTGAACGTGAAAAGGTGGAAACTGACGAGTATACATGGCAACATAGCGGCATCGTAATTGTAGACACCAGAAACACTCCAATTCTTGGAGATGTGCATACTGGTATTGGAGAGACTGAAAAGTTTGAAACTAAACAGCCTTCTGCTCCAAATCAACCAAAACAACCAGGCAACCCAGAACAACCTTGCAACTGCAATCCGGAACAGCCTGGCAATCCGGAACAACCTAGCAATCCAGAACAGCCTGGCAATCCGGAACAACCTAGCAATCCGGAACAGCCTGGCAATCCGGAGCAGCCTGGCAATCCGGAACAGCCTGGCAATCCGGAACAGCCTGGCAATCCAGAACAACCTGGCAATCCGGAACAGCCTGGCAATCCAGAACAACCTAGCAATCCGGAACAACCTGGCAATCCGGAGCAGCCTGGCAATCCGGAACAGCCTGGCAATCCGGAACAGCCTGGCAATCCAGAACAACCTGGCAATCCGGAACAACCTGGCAATCCAGAACAGCCTGGCAATCCGGAACAACCTGGCAACCCAGAACAACCTGATAATCCAAAACAACCTTGCAACTGCAATCCGGAACAACCTGGCAATCCGGAGCAACCAGGCAACCCAGAACAACCTGAAAAAACAAGTATGGAAACTCCTAATACACCTGATAACAATTCTGAAAAAACATTACCTAAAACAGGTTCAGCATTAGATTCTTCTATCCTTTTACTTGCTTCCATTATGATGATTTTAGTAGGATTCGTTTTAAGAAGATTTAACTCTAAGCTAGCTTAA
- the katA gene encoding catalase KatA: MSDKKKLTTSWGAPVGDNQNSITAGNPGPTLIQDVHLLEKLAHFNRERVPERVVHAKGAGAHGYFEVTNDMSKYTKAKVFNGVGKRTPVFVRFSTVAGELGSADTVRDPRGFAVKFYTEEGNYDIVGNNTPIFFIRDAIKFPDFIHTQKRDPRTHLKNPTAMWDFWSLSPESLHQVTYLFGDRGIPLTYRHMNGYGSHTFKWVNEDGEAVWVKYHFKTNQGVKNMDPELAVKIAGENPDYHTEDLYNAIEKGDYPSWTLYVQIMPLEDAKTYRFNPFDVTKVWSHKDYPLIEVGRMVLNRNPENYFAEVEQATFSPGNLVPGVEPSPDKMLQARLFAYADAHRYRVGVNHNLLPINRPRVEVNNYQRDGFMRFDNNGGGSVNYEPNSFGGPTEVPEHKTTPFPVSGVAESVPYDDDDHYTQAGDLYRLMSEEEKARLVKNIVESLKQVTKEEIKLRQIRHFYKADPDYGRRVAEGLGLSVPDDVITNA; this comes from the coding sequence ATGTCAGATAAAAAAAAGCTCACAACTAGTTGGGGAGCACCTGTTGGCGATAACCAAAACTCGATAACGGCCGGTAATCCCGGACCGACATTAATCCAAGACGTACATCTTCTTGAAAAACTGGCACATTTCAATAGAGAACGCGTTCCAGAACGTGTCGTACATGCGAAAGGCGCAGGTGCGCATGGTTATTTCGAAGTAACGAACGATATGTCGAAGTATACAAAAGCAAAAGTGTTTAATGGTGTTGGAAAACGCACACCTGTGTTCGTCCGCTTCTCTACTGTCGCCGGTGAATTGGGATCTGCGGATACCGTCCGCGACCCGCGCGGTTTTGCGGTGAAGTTTTACACAGAAGAGGGAAACTACGATATTGTAGGCAACAACACACCAATTTTCTTTATTCGTGATGCGATTAAATTCCCGGATTTTATCCATACACAAAAACGTGATCCGCGCACCCATTTGAAAAATCCAACAGCAATGTGGGATTTCTGGTCTTTATCTCCGGAATCTTTGCACCAAGTCACTTATTTGTTCGGGGATCGCGGCATTCCGCTCACTTACCGTCATATGAACGGATACGGAAGCCATACATTCAAATGGGTGAACGAAGACGGCGAAGCGGTATGGGTAAAATACCACTTTAAAACAAACCAAGGCGTGAAAAACATGGACCCGGAACTAGCGGTTAAAATCGCCGGAGAAAATCCGGATTACCATACGGAAGATTTATATAACGCCATCGAAAAAGGCGACTATCCATCTTGGACATTATATGTGCAAATTATGCCGCTAGAAGACGCAAAAACATACCGTTTCAATCCATTTGACGTCACAAAAGTTTGGTCACATAAAGATTATCCGTTAATTGAAGTCGGCCGTATGGTATTAAACCGCAATCCGGAAAACTACTTTGCCGAAGTCGAACAAGCGACATTCTCTCCTGGAAACCTTGTTCCTGGCGTTGAGCCGTCACCGGACAAAATGTTGCAAGCCCGTTTGTTCGCTTATGCGGATGCGCACCGTTACCGCGTCGGCGTGAACCATAACTTGCTGCCGATCAACCGCCCGCGCGTGGAAGTAAACAATTATCAACGTGACGGCTTCATGCGTTTTGATAATAACGGAGGCGGTTCGGTCAACTACGAACCAAACAGCTTCGGCGGACCGACAGAAGTGCCAGAACATAAGACGACCCCATTCCCGGTATCCGGCGTGGCAGAAAGCGTGCCATATGACGACGATGATCATTATACGCAAGCAGGCGACTTATACCGTCTCATGAGCGAAGAAGAAAAAGCGCGTCTCGTGAAAAACATTGTCGAATCATTGAAACAAGTGACAAAAGAAGAAATTAAACTTCGCCAAATCCGCCACTTCTACAAAGCAGACCCTGACTACGGCCGCCGCGTTGCCGAAGGGCTTGGCTTAAGCGTCCCAGACGATGTCATTACGAACGCATAA
- a CDS encoding contact-dependent growth inhibition system immunity protein has protein sequence MLVKNNPEDPVFQFLAGTFHQDIDSPEEALQELLTEESKEYLESAIVFLTEFINSEYSDDEKNEYIQHCADGVYFPALGLTPIQWLKSVVEQIREVVKAK, from the coding sequence TTGTTAGTCAAAAATAATCCAGAAGATCCAGTTTTTCAGTTCTTGGCTGGGACTTTTCATCAAGACATAGATTCGCCTGAAGAGGCATTACAAGAATTGTTAACAGAGGAAAGTAAAGAATATCTTGAATCTGCTATCGTATTTTTAACAGAATTCATTAATAGTGAGTATTCGGATGATGAAAAGAATGAATACATTCAACACTGTGCAGACGGAGTATATTTTCCTGCTCTTGGGCTAACTCCAATTCAATGGCTAAAGAGTGTAGTAGAGCAAATAAGAGAAGTTGTAAAAGCAAAATAG
- a CDS encoding IS110 family transposase, whose product MHKFQHTAVILDCWFEKLGEVTFENKPSAFPSLLEYVNGFLTEDITPVFGLEDVGGYGRDLALYLKEKGHIVKFVNSSLSNAERNSYAMTQKHDSWDAQCVANVLIRQFRYLPDAISSDMYWMIAQLVGRRNALVKSQIALKNQLHLQLSFHYPSYKKIFSKVDGQTALAFWERYPSPRHLKGETVELLSSEMNNETVKFVLKGEEDVKILTVQAAEVGFIKLD is encoded by the coding sequence TTGCATAAGTTTCAGCATACAGCGGTGATTTTAGATTGTTGGTTTGAAAAGCTGGGAGAAGTGACATTTGAAAATAAACCATCCGCTTTTCCTAGTTTACTAGAGTATGTGAATGGGTTTCTTACAGAAGACATCACTCCCGTGTTTGGATTAGAGGATGTGGGGGGCTATGGCAGGGACTTGGCATTGTACTTAAAAGAGAAAGGGCACATTGTAAAGTTTGTCAATTCTTCTTTATCCAATGCGGAACGGAACAGCTATGCCATGACCCAAAAGCATGACAGTTGGGATGCCCAATGTGTAGCGAATGTGTTAATCCGTCAATTCCGTTATTTGCCTGATGCCATCTCATCCGATATGTATTGGATGATTGCCCAATTGGTGGGGAGACGAAACGCTTTAGTCAAATCCCAAATCGCTCTTAAAAATCAGTTGCATCTTCAATTAAGCTTTCATTATCCAAGTTACAAGAAAATCTTTTCAAAAGTCGATGGTCAAACCGCTTTAGCTTTTTGGGAACGCTATCCTTCTCCCAGACATCTGAAGGGAGAAACCGTAGAACTTTTATCGAGTGAAATGAATAATGAAACGGTTAAATTTGTTTTGAAAGGTGAAGAAGATGTGAAAATTCTTACCGTTCAAGCTGCAGAAGTAGGTTTTATAAAATTGGACTAA
- the essA gene encoding type VII secretion protein EssA, protein MKRKGRLVMFFFLFLCSVLAAMGVAVYAETDEWPEIEPNQYQRQDIELRTDYIHEESLLDEKGDLPEVQTSLTFQRPTSSFFEQTKAKLFLSGEKETNTITAKAEKLGLFSSVEEQSVPSRQPMDEAERTSSSFLPWLFGFFTLGFLIVIFTVIVPRMKKFVS, encoded by the coding sequence ATGAAGCGTAAAGGACGCCTTGTGATGTTCTTTTTCCTCTTCCTCTGCTCTGTATTGGCTGCGATGGGAGTGGCGGTTTACGCGGAAACGGACGAGTGGCCGGAAATTGAACCAAATCAATATCAACGGCAGGACATCGAATTACGTACGGATTACATTCATGAAGAGTCGCTGCTCGATGAAAAGGGAGATTTGCCGGAGGTGCAAACATCGCTCACATTTCAAAGACCAACCTCTTCTTTCTTCGAACAAACAAAAGCGAAGTTGTTTTTATCGGGGGAAAAAGAAACGAATACGATTACCGCCAAAGCTGAGAAACTAGGATTGTTTTCTTCCGTTGAAGAGCAATCGGTTCCGTCTCGTCAACCAATGGATGAGGCGGAACGGACATCATCATCGTTTCTGCCATGGCTGTTTGGCTTTTTCACTTTAGGATTTCTTATCGTCATCTTCACGGTAATCGTTCCGCGCATGAAAAAGTTTGTTTCGTAA
- a CDS encoding T6SS immunity protein Tdi1 domain-containing protein: MGDTQNVFNRFKLEEKVPISTVEKYKERIPSEVVDIWKQYGFGSVLQGYLKIVNPDKFQDLLEDVYIRYQEAIPLFATSMGDIIVWEKGRYLNLLNFRKNEVNVISAGFDFFFEDLNDETFLDEELNWFPYPEAVRRYGEPEFDECFGYVPLLGLGGLEKVENLKKVKLIEHIYLITQFMGPIK, from the coding sequence ATGGGAGATACACAAAATGTATTTAATCGTTTTAAATTAGAAGAGAAAGTCCCCATATCAACAGTTGAGAAGTATAAAGAAAGAATTCCTTCAGAAGTTGTTGACATTTGGAAACAATACGGTTTTGGTAGTGTTTTACAAGGTTATCTAAAAATAGTTAATCCTGATAAATTTCAAGATCTTTTAGAAGACGTATATATACGATATCAAGAAGCCATTCCGTTGTTCGCTACATCAATGGGAGATATAATCGTTTGGGAAAAGGGGAGATATTTAAACCTGTTGAACTTTAGAAAAAATGAGGTAAATGTTATTTCAGCTGGATTTGATTTTTTCTTTGAGGATTTAAACGATGAGACCTTTTTAGATGAGGAATTAAATTGGTTTCCTTATCCAGAGGCGGTTAGGAGATATGGGGAACCAGAGTTTGATGAATGTTTTGGCTACGTACCTCTTCTTGGATTAGGTGGACTAGAAAAAGTAGAGAACTTGAAAAAGGTTAAACTGATTGAACATATTTATTTAATCACCCAATTTATGGGACCCATAAAATAA
- a CDS encoding imm11 family protein, whose product MRFYKLLMDDSDDRDVVAYCIDTKGFEQYELSEGKYIHNWNSEITFYFDPKEGERLTDYLANNLGWFIVSERFKAILEEVDDGIQYLPINVVNKGENKILKGFSVANILNVVDALNLENSDYSVFELDGESIYSIKKYALCKEAIQTKHIIKLKGDEIPIFISEELRELIEKNNITGCDFLEVKVI is encoded by the coding sequence ATGAGATTTTATAAGTTGCTAATGGATGATAGTGATGATAGAGATGTAGTAGCATACTGTATAGATACAAAGGGATTTGAACAATATGAATTATCGGAAGGTAAGTATATTCATAATTGGAATAGCGAAATCACCTTTTACTTTGATCCTAAAGAAGGAGAAAGATTAACAGATTATTTAGCAAACAATTTAGGGTGGTTTATAGTTTCTGAAAGATTTAAAGCGATTTTAGAGGAAGTAGATGATGGTATACAATATCTGCCTATAAATGTAGTGAATAAAGGTGAAAACAAAATTTTAAAAGGTTTTTCGGTAGCTAACATTTTGAATGTTGTTGATGCATTAAACTTAGAAAATTCAGATTATAGTGTGTTTGAACTTGATGGTGAAAGTATATATAGTATAAAAAAATATGCTTTATGTAAGGAGGCGATACAAACAAAGCATATTATTAAACTCAAGGGTGATGAAATTCCAATATTCATATCAGAAGAACTTAGAGAATTAATAGAGAAAAATAATATAACAGGATGTGACTTTTTAGAAGTTAAAGTAATCTAA
- a CDS encoding AHH domain-containing protein, which produces MTTIRVNPEELEAVAERVPDAEDGCSRARTSLSWEFPSLVMKIPGISTDAIDHLRDELIHWLDCYEEKLNEAEELLYRTAAAIRQADQTLADNMKEFGLELSGWYDLQRLFGEYDPVTGERISGWDRLFAGGMLLLSVIPPAKGAGVAGKAAIKGAKAAETAVDVSKWISKTKNVLNVDKIKGALQTIYHQVVKGPITQTIRSFKQQWEQLLKNVGSVLQESQLALAGVDGSTSRTWMSGVEREAKGTMMNIVGNTGNRTVGKGTGGVAKGTGKPLQKHHYATNKSKKYTPQIEAITKKYGLDLDDVWNIELLPHQGRHPNAYHEYVLSNIRTFDKIAKGDKRKFLRLFEQLKQEIRKNPEMLYKDYWRKK; this is translated from the coding sequence ATGACGACGATTCGAGTCAATCCGGAAGAGCTGGAAGCCGTAGCCGAGCGTGTCCCTGATGCCGAAGACGGCTGCAGTCGTGCGCGGACCTCGCTTTCGTGGGAATTTCCATCGTTGGTGATGAAGATTCCCGGCATTAGCACTGATGCGATCGATCATCTCAGAGATGAGCTGATTCATTGGCTCGACTGTTATGAGGAAAAGCTGAATGAAGCGGAAGAACTGCTGTATCGAACAGCCGCGGCAATAAGACAGGCAGACCAAACGCTTGCCGACAACATGAAAGAATTTGGTCTGGAACTTAGTGGCTGGTATGACTTGCAGCGATTGTTTGGAGAATACGATCCAGTGACTGGAGAACGGATTTCAGGATGGGACCGCCTGTTTGCGGGAGGAATGTTATTGTTGTCGGTCATTCCTCCAGCCAAAGGAGCAGGCGTCGCCGGTAAAGCCGCGATCAAAGGAGCGAAAGCGGCGGAAACAGCGGTGGATGTTTCGAAATGGATTTCGAAAACAAAAAACGTCCTGAATGTTGATAAAATCAAAGGGGCTTTACAAACGATCTATCATCAGGTCGTCAAAGGGCCGATCACCCAAACAATCCGTTCGTTCAAGCAGCAATGGGAGCAACTTCTCAAAAATGTTGGCTCTGTCCTACAGGAATCGCAGCTAGCCTTGGCAGGAGTCGACGGCTCGACATCCCGCACGTGGATGAGCGGGGTTGAGAGGGAAGCCAAAGGAACGATGATGAATATCGTCGGCAATACTGGAAATAGAACAGTTGGAAAAGGAACGGGTGGTGTTGCTAAGGGTACGGGTAAACCTTTACAAAAACATCATTATGCTACTAATAAAAGTAAAAAATATACTCCACAAATAGAGGCTATAACGAAAAAATATGGACTAGATTTGGATGACGTTTGGAATATAGAATTACTACCTCATCAGGGAAGACATCCAAATGCTTATCATGAGTATGTGTTAAGCAATATTAGAACTTTTGATAAAATAGCTAAGGGGGATAAAAGGAAATTTTTAAGATTATTCGAACAATTAAAACAGGAAATTAGAAAGAACCCGGAGATGCTTTATAAAGATTATTGGAGGAAGAAATAA
- a CDS encoding RNase A-like domain-containing protein, which yields MTTIRVNPEELEAVAEHVPDAEDGCSRARTSLSWEFPSLVMKIPGISTDAIDHLRDELIHWLDRYEEKLNEAEELLYRTAAAIRQADQTLADNMKEFGLELLGWYDLQRLFGEYDPVTGERISRWDRLFAGGMLLLSVIPPAKEAGVVGKAAIKGVKAAETAADVSKLISKTRNVLNVNKIKGALQTIYHQVIKGPITETIRSFKKQWENFLENVGSVLQGSQLAIEGVGVVPSGRMIGIAEESASSVRISMSQAEDEVVGKGTGNVKHNDFSPLAPGGGLAAHEARGGHLIARHVGKTDAELLQRLKDNPKITGASTFTDRATAEKVASEVLNDPNNKKIIQAWLSNPKIKSTLVLPYQGTEIIGRGVQRGSTTVEHMTNAKIVLKKDGAGGFILTGYPTK from the coding sequence ATGACGACGATTCGAGTCAATCCGGAAGAGCTGGAAGCCGTAGCCGAGCATGTCCCCGATGCCGAAGACGGATGCAGTCGTGCGCGGACCTCGCTTTCGTGGGAATTTCCATCGTTGGTGATGAAGATTCCCGGCATTAGCACTGATGCGATCGATCATCTCAGAGATGAGCTGATTCATTGGCTTGATCGTTATGAAGAAAAGCTAAATGAAGCGGAGGAATTGCTGTATCGAACAGCCGCGGCAATAAGACAGGCAGACCAAACGCTTGCCGATAACATGAAAGAATTTGGTTTAGAGCTTCTTGGCTGGTATGACTTGCAGCGATTGTTTGGAGAATACGATCCAGTGACTGGAGAACGGATTTCAAGATGGGACCGCCTGTTTGCGGGAGGAATGTTATTGTTGTCCGTCATTCCTCCAGCCAAAGAAGCAGGCGTCGTTGGTAAAGCCGCGATCAAAGGAGTGAAAGCGGCAGAAACAGCAGCGGATGTTTCGAAATTGATTTCGAAAACGAGAAACGTCCTGAATGTTAATAAAATCAAAGGGGCCTTACAAACGATCTATCACCAAGTCATCAAAGGACCAATCACCGAAACAATTCGGTCGTTCAAAAAACAATGGGAGAACTTTCTTGAGAATGTTGGTTCTGTCCTACAGGGATCGCAGTTAGCCATTGAGGGAGTTGGAGTGGTGCCAAGTGGGCGGATGATAGGAATCGCTGAAGAATCCGCCAGCTCGGTGCGCATTTCGATGAGTCAAGCCGAGGATGAGGTGGTTGGTAAGGGTACTGGCAATGTTAAGCATAACGACTTTAGTCCTCTTGCCCCCGGTGGAGGATTAGCAGCACATGAGGCAAGGGGTGGGCATTTGATTGCCAGACATGTTGGAAAGACGGATGCCGAGTTATTGCAGCGGTTAAAAGATAATCCTAAAATAACAGGAGCATCAACTTTTACAGATAGAGCTACCGCTGAAAAGGTTGCTAGCGAAGTTTTAAACGATCCAAACAACAAAAAAATTATTCAAGCTTGGTTGAGTAATCCAAAAATCAAATCAACTTTGGTGCTCCCTTATCAGGGTACAGAAATTATTGGACGTGGAGTACAAAGAGGTTCTACGACAGTTGAACATATGACGAATGCTAAGATAGTATTAAAGAAGGATGGAGCAGGGGGGTTCATTTTAACTGGTTATCCAACTAAATAA